Proteins encoded by one window of Candidatus Nomurabacteria bacterium:
- a CDS encoding GNAT family N-acetyltransferase gives MVENNILARIAIKVDIEAIFDLRHHILRQGLPKDEAIFIGDNESTTYHFGAYWQDPTGNPIGNILGCATFILNVWEQKPAYQLRGMATHTQFQGYGIGKELLITAETIIILETNIHEFWCNARQSAIGFYKKLGWSIQSDIFLLRDEPHVKMYKLVQ, from the coding sequence ATGGTTGAAAATAACATACTTGCTCGTATTGCAATAAAAGTAGATATTGAAGCAATATTTGATCTTAGGCATCACATTCTAAGGCAAGGCCTGCCAAAAGATGAGGCCATATTTATAGGCGATAATGAGAGTACAACCTATCATTTTGGAGCTTACTGGCAAGATCCGACTGGCAACCCTATAGGAAATATCCTTGGATGCGCCACATTTATTTTAAACGTTTGGGAACAAAAACCTGCATATCAACTGCGCGGCATGGCAACACATACTCAGTTCCAAGGGTATGGAATCGGTAAAGAATTACTAATAACCGCTGAGACAATAATAATTCTCGAAACAAATATTCATGAATTTTGGTGTAATGCCAGACAATCAGCGATAGGATTCTATAAAAAATTAGGCTGGTCTATACAATCTGACATATTTCTATTACGTGATGAGCCACATGTTAAAATGTACAAATTAGTACAATAA